A window of Haliscomenobacter hydrossis DSM 1100 contains these coding sequences:
- a CDS encoding ATP-dependent nuclease — MRIRKLRIENFKKFQKLEVEFQELDCLIGGNNSGKSTLLQALALFDFCLHQCLSKTNGKPITLKNRSIPEEDFVVLPVTKGTDLWYDKSLQARGKHILILIEVTFDNGKKVKTTLDFNFNRFSVNTETAQDEKWLNELKNFKISYLPVFSTFQTKEEKRTQIAVRNELGRGNVNAVIRNLLLSLKDEKRADDLVQILQRSFPSIKKLKIEFDEASMQFISVTYLEEEKKKDFDIFSAGSGFQQFIYLFGFILLEQPNVILLDEPDVHLHGQLQKSLFDELSLFAKTDKQILFATHSRDLISAVLPENIIHLNSGFAERLQLDYQVYNALEELGSMENTQLVTLQEFRRVLVVENQDDLNYIQHFGKLILGEAKMQEINKRLAVCFAYGNPCKQDMAKFRRSLQTMFTKTGSPVKMMVIADRDYFPFVEELVDSLKKDEHIIWHIWIQNEIENYLLSSGAILRLVTPRSSSSQQLNLDDELIDKQVKDIIQNQKNEIEGRFLKGFEEYSGRFKKGWDITTLLSKAKEMLEREWSNPLPWVDAKKTISTLVGWLQANGYQSFSNKKILEVLQKEDLPVEIHTLMHDLGEFAGVVK, encoded by the coding sequence ATGAGAATTAGAAAATTGAGGATAGAGAACTTTAAGAAGTTTCAAAAACTTGAAGTTGAGTTTCAAGAGTTGGATTGTTTGATAGGTGGTAACAATAGTGGGAAATCAACTTTGTTACAGGCTTTAGCTCTTTTTGATTTTTGTCTTCATCAGTGTTTAAGTAAAACCAATGGTAAGCCGATTACCTTGAAAAATAGATCTATTCCAGAAGAAGATTTCGTTGTATTACCTGTCACTAAGGGTACAGATCTTTGGTATGATAAATCATTGCAAGCAAGGGGAAAGCACATTCTTATCTTGATTGAGGTTACTTTTGATAATGGTAAAAAAGTTAAAACCACTCTTGATTTTAATTTTAATCGATTTTCAGTTAATACGGAGACAGCTCAAGATGAAAAATGGTTGAATGAGTTGAAAAATTTTAAAATATCCTATCTGCCAGTTTTTTCAACTTTTCAAACTAAGGAAGAAAAAAGGACTCAAATCGCAGTGCGAAATGAACTTGGCCGGGGTAATGTCAATGCGGTTATTCGAAATTTATTGCTTTCTTTAAAAGATGAGAAAAGAGCAGACGATTTGGTGCAAATTCTACAGAGATCATTTCCCTCGATCAAAAAACTAAAAATAGAGTTTGATGAGGCAAGTATGCAATTTATCTCAGTCACTTATTTGGAAGAAGAAAAGAAAAAGGATTTCGATATTTTTTCTGCTGGCAGTGGTTTTCAACAATTTATTTACCTATTTGGATTTATTTTACTTGAGCAGCCAAATGTAATTTTGCTTGATGAACCGGATGTCCATTTGCATGGTCAACTTCAAAAATCACTGTTCGATGAATTGAGTTTATTTGCTAAAACAGATAAACAAATCCTTTTCGCGACACACTCTAGGGATTTAATTTCGGCTGTTTTGCCAGAAAATATTATTCATTTAAATTCTGGTTTTGCAGAGCGTCTTCAATTAGACTACCAAGTTTACAATGCATTGGAAGAACTAGGGTCTATGGAGAATACCCAGTTGGTTACCCTTCAGGAGTTCAGGAGAGTTCTTGTCGTTGAAAATCAGGATGATTTGAATTACATACAGCATTTTGGCAAGCTGATTTTAGGTGAAGCTAAGATGCAAGAAATCAATAAGCGGCTTGCAGTTTGTTTTGCATACGGAAACCCTTGTAAACAAGACATGGCGAAATTTCGCCGCTCTTTACAAACGATGTTTACTAAGACTGGCAGTCCAGTAAAAATGATGGTTATTGCTGATCGAGATTACTTTCCATTTGTTGAAGAGCTAGTAGATAGCTTAAAAAAAGATGAACATATTATCTGGCATATATGGATACAAAATGAGATTGAAAATTATTTATTAAGCTCTGGTGCAATTCTTCGCTTGGTAACTCCAAGGTCGTCATCCTCTCAACAATTAAACTTAGATGATGAATTGATTGACAAACAGGTAAAAGATATCATACAAAATCAAAAAAACGAAATTGAAGGAAGATTTTTGAAAGGATTTGAAGAGTATAGTGGCCGTTTCAAAAAAGGTTGGGATATAACCACTCTTCTTTCAAAGGCTAAAGAAATGCTTGAAAGAGAATGGAGTAATCCATTACCATGGGTTGATGCAAAAAAAACAATTTCAACCTTAGTTGGATGGTTACAAGCTAATGGATATCAGTCTTTTTCAAACAAAAAAATTCTAGAAGTTCTACAAAAAGAAGACCTCCCTGTAGAAATACATACTCTAATGCATGATTTAGGTGAATTCGCAGGTGTAGTTAAATAA
- a CDS encoding IS5 family transposase, protein MAKYLPVQRKREINLRDVMDAIRFIVCTGIQWRNLPEYFPKWNAVYYYFQKWTADQTLFRLNAALNELDRINQGKEAKPSLLLVDSQSVKLAPMIGTDRGFDAHKKINGRKRQLLTDSEGRIWDACAHAANLYDADGASLLFDESRMELWWPRLQKFLTDQHYQGTFSVMATDLGIHFEIRGKIGDAKGFEVIPIRWVIERTISWSNFCRRLVKDYERTIQNSVSWTICSNIYRILRRV, encoded by the coding sequence ATCGCAAAATACTTACCTGTGCAAAGAAAACGGGAGATAAATCTACGAGACGTAATGGATGCAATCCGGTTTATAGTTTGTACAGGCATTCAATGGCGTAATCTACCCGAATATTTCCCGAAATGGAATGCTGTATACTACTATTTTCAAAAGTGGACAGCAGACCAAACCCTATTTCGCCTCAACGCAGCGTTGAATGAGTTGGATCGGATTAACCAAGGGAAAGAGGCCAAGCCTTCACTTTTGTTAGTTGATAGCCAGAGTGTTAAATTAGCACCTATGATCGGGACTGATCGCGGATTTGATGCGCATAAAAAAATTAACGGCCGCAAACGGCAACTTTTGACTGATTCAGAAGGACGTATTTGGGACGCATGTGCCCATGCTGCGAACCTATATGATGCTGACGGAGCAAGCCTGCTTTTTGACGAAAGCCGAATGGAACTTTGGTGGCCAAGGCTACAAAAGTTTCTCACTGATCAACACTATCAAGGTACTTTTTCGGTCATGGCAACCGATCTGGGCATTCATTTTGAGATCAGAGGTAAGATCGGAGACGCCAAAGGATTCGAGGTCATTCCCATTCGTTGGGTCATCGAAAGAACCATTTCCTGGAGTAATTTTTGCCGCAGATTAGTCAAAGATTATGAGCGAACCATACAAAATTCGGTTAGCTGGACGATTTGCTCCAATATTTACCGAATCTTGAGGAGAGTTTGA
- a CDS encoding GMC family oxidoreductase: MTFDYIIIGAGSAGCVLANRLSADPNNQVLLLEAGGPDRKLEIHIPAGYAKLHRSEVDWGFETEPQEHLYNRRIYLPRGKTLGGCSSTNAMAYIRGHREDYNDWAKLGNSTWGYPDVLPYFKRSEHNEQLTQLGSTYHGSGGPLNVTFNQVFRTPAADAFVASCLALGIPENPDVNGAEQEGVGLFQFNIKNQKRHSAATAFLIPALNRPNLKVITRAQTQRILIEQDRAVGVEFLSAGKSLQVASAKKEVILSAGAFNSPQLLLLSGVGAAEELKRFGVPLKKELPGVGQNLQDHLFVNASAITSVKGINHALAPFSQLKYLLQYAIKKNGPMTIGPLEAVAFTKVDKNNDRPDLQLHFAPIQADYATDLHNWKTIPLVDGFSILPTLLKPKSRGYVGLHSNDPHAAPLVQPNFLSEEQDLKILVEGIKLALEIMEQNPLSAITKSKVVPPQYGSSDDAIAEHVKRRLETVYHPVGTCKMGQDEMAVVDDQLRVHGIEGLRVVDASIMPTIVSGNTNAPVYMIAEKAADIILGNSLD, encoded by the coding sequence ATGACTTTTGACTACATCATTATTGGGGCTGGTTCAGCAGGTTGTGTGTTGGCCAACCGTTTATCTGCGGATCCAAACAATCAGGTTTTGTTGTTGGAAGCCGGTGGCCCCGATCGCAAATTGGAAATTCATATTCCGGCTGGCTACGCCAAGTTGCACCGTTCCGAAGTGGACTGGGGTTTTGAAACTGAACCACAAGAACACCTCTATAACCGACGGATCTATTTGCCAAGAGGAAAAACCTTGGGCGGATGTAGTTCCACCAATGCCATGGCCTACATTCGAGGCCATCGGGAAGATTACAACGATTGGGCAAAATTGGGCAATTCGACTTGGGGATACCCGGATGTCCTGCCTTATTTCAAACGCTCCGAGCACAACGAACAATTGACTCAACTCGGAAGCACCTACCACGGCAGTGGAGGGCCGCTCAACGTGACCTTCAATCAAGTGTTTCGCACACCTGCTGCTGATGCCTTTGTTGCTTCTTGCCTGGCCCTGGGTATTCCCGAAAACCCGGATGTAAACGGTGCTGAACAAGAGGGCGTGGGCCTTTTTCAGTTTAACATCAAAAACCAAAAGCGACACAGTGCTGCTACTGCCTTTCTTATACCAGCGCTGAATCGCCCCAACCTAAAAGTCATTACCCGGGCCCAAACCCAGCGCATTTTGATCGAGCAAGATCGTGCCGTAGGCGTTGAATTCCTGAGTGCTGGAAAATCATTGCAAGTTGCCTCTGCTAAAAAAGAGGTAATCCTGAGCGCAGGTGCTTTCAACAGTCCACAATTGTTGCTGCTTTCTGGCGTGGGCGCCGCCGAAGAATTAAAACGTTTTGGTGTTCCGTTAAAAAAAGAATTGCCCGGGGTGGGACAAAATTTGCAAGATCATTTGTTCGTCAATGCCTCAGCCATAACCAGCGTCAAGGGCATCAATCACGCCTTGGCACCGTTTAGCCAATTGAAATATTTATTGCAATATGCCATCAAAAAAAATGGCCCAATGACCATTGGACCACTGGAAGCAGTGGCTTTTACCAAAGTTGATAAAAACAATGATCGACCGGATTTGCAATTGCATTTTGCTCCCATTCAAGCCGATTATGCAACCGACCTGCACAATTGGAAAACCATACCACTGGTAGATGGATTTAGTATTTTGCCTACTTTATTGAAGCCCAAAAGTAGAGGCTACGTAGGACTACATTCCAATGATCCGCATGCTGCACCCTTGGTACAACCCAATTTTTTGAGTGAGGAGCAGGACCTGAAAATCCTGGTCGAAGGCATCAAACTGGCCCTGGAAATTATGGAGCAAAACCCACTGTCAGCCATAACGAAATCGAAAGTGGTTCCGCCGCAGTATGGTTCTTCAGATGACGCCATTGCGGAGCATGTGAAACGCCGACTCGAAACGGTATACCACCCGGTAGGCACCTGTAAAATGGGCCAGGATGAAATGGCCGTGGTAGATGATCAATTGCGGGTGCACGGCATTGAAGGTTTGCGGGTGGTGGATGCGTCCATCATGCCAACCATCGTGTCTGGAAATACCAATGCACCAGTCTACATGATTGCAGAGAAAGCCGCAGATATAATTTTGGGCAATAGTTTAGACTGA
- a CDS encoding SIR2 family NAD-dependent protein deacylase — MPKEKIVVLSGAGMSAESGISTFRDANGLWEQHDIMEVASIDGWRKNPGLVLEFYNQRRRQLKTVEPNAAHYALVELEKKYAVTIVTQNVDDLHERAGSSSIVHLHGELRKVRSAKHENLIYHCEEDINLGDLCDKGHQLRPHIVWFGEMVPKIEIGAQAVAACDHLIIIGTSMQVYPAAGLVDYAQGHAAIYYIDPKPSISNQQYPEVTIIAEKATTGVRNLVDQLLNR, encoded by the coding sequence ATGCCTAAAGAAAAAATTGTGGTGCTCTCTGGTGCAGGAATGAGTGCCGAAAGTGGGATCAGCACTTTTCGCGATGCCAACGGGCTTTGGGAACAGCACGACATCATGGAAGTGGCTTCGATTGATGGTTGGCGTAAAAATCCTGGCCTGGTGTTGGAATTTTACAACCAGCGTCGGCGTCAACTCAAAACCGTGGAACCCAATGCCGCTCACTATGCGCTGGTTGAACTGGAAAAAAAATATGCAGTGACCATCGTGACGCAAAATGTAGACGATTTGCACGAACGTGCAGGTAGTTCATCCATCGTCCATTTGCATGGCGAACTGCGCAAAGTACGCAGCGCTAAACATGAAAACCTGATTTATCATTGTGAGGAGGACATCAACCTGGGGGACCTCTGTGACAAAGGCCATCAATTGCGCCCGCACATCGTCTGGTTTGGGGAGATGGTACCCAAAATTGAAATTGGTGCACAAGCCGTTGCCGCGTGTGACCACTTGATCATCATCGGCACTTCCATGCAAGTGTATCCGGCGGCAGGTCTGGTGGATTACGCACAGGGTCACGCGGCGATCTATTACATTGATCCCAAACCCAGCATTTCAAACCAACAGTATCCGGAAGTTACCATCATTGCTGAAAAAGCCACCACTGGTGTACGCAATTTGGTGGATCAATTGCTGAATCGATAG
- a CDS encoding Uma2 family endonuclease, whose translation MPTRLQNLTLPTTLAEFMAWDAPADGNKYEWHDGEIICFAKMNKLHLKLIRLLTRLFAQSKAYQEGGMLIPEQDVMLTGIQLRRPDFAFFSGAQIDRSSRNEDPIPEFVIEVISPTDDAEKVEAKRIEYFKAGVLVLWSIYPETQSVYVYTGLKAVAICTDEDVCSAAPVLGDFEVEARLLFQ comes from the coding sequence ATGCCAACCAGGCTGCAAAATTTGACTTTACCGACCACCCTCGCTGAATTTATGGCCTGGGATGCTCCTGCCGATGGCAACAAGTATGAATGGCACGACGGGGAAATCATCTGTTTTGCAAAAATGAACAAGTTACACCTAAAACTAATCCGGTTACTCACCCGACTTTTTGCCCAAAGCAAAGCTTACCAGGAAGGGGGAATGCTTATCCCCGAACAAGATGTCATGTTGACTGGCATTCAGTTGCGCCGCCCGGATTTCGCATTTTTTAGTGGTGCTCAAATTGATCGGAGCAGTAGAAATGAAGACCCCATTCCTGAATTTGTCATTGAAGTGATTTCTCCTACCGACGATGCCGAAAAGGTGGAAGCCAAACGCATCGAATATTTTAAAGCAGGTGTGTTGGTGCTTTGGTCTATTTACCCCGAGACACAATCTGTGTACGTCTATACGGGGCTTAAAGCCGTGGCAATTTGTACAGATGAGGATGTTTGCTCGGCTGCGCCGGTGTTGGGGGATTTTGAGGTGGAGGCGAGATTGTTGTTTCAGTAA
- a CDS encoding peptidoglycan DD-metalloendopeptidase family protein, with product MKNTFSHFRLITFTLCLFFCVLTTSRLSAQNYSFNWQDLQFSWPIRFDPTVSPVYANSDPFLFPSRYTVLKANDTDYKGGTGGHNGIDIGLNFYRTTDNDGAKIYAAAKGVLVAYRDGLADRLNGSVAWDKMTPSNKLTVTDLAPSHTGFNIQGTTDGSGNVVYLQHNNGFVTQYAHLKQGLPVLKKYKLGDTIPEGALLGIMASSGASSGPHLHFGVYTGPHSTRQGAVIPASERVFKGYLATPWGYFVCPFYEETIQGKPKNMWKGKYPEVYKPLENGNLDIYDLGIFATPFNLFTPPPNASMIPQGYPVSVVPYVVGAKGDYSVEIKSSATQFSFGAGKDTLKAGTLLSPGEQLPSKNGNFYLTLQSNGQLSVWERGAVLPRWSSTTPPVVLNAQYYARLNPTGRLCVYLKGQAQDTEVWCSDATVGSGSFYAVIQPDGNFCVYKGKNEYRWCAFSQSSDRNLTTFITYLNNLAPGDYTVNVLRRVPGEQTPVLRAQSKFSVFQGATLEKLSLSTASDNAVSGQLTAGDFYNGSNQTEKQTQFTVYLPAPPSTKQVLQFALISIPITGITGLNPFESTWGATMQLKASVNGEVIAFFSPVTVVNGIAKAVVVNPTDLFNPAAYGLSTWPAAGVPITISFEVPMNNNKQSDYLRFGAVTLEYYYRTATSAKDLDKGSIQNLQLFPNPTEEEVQIKFQLAEPAQVRVELYDFLGRLQAPGLNQRLAAGAQQIPLRVQQLPVGVYWVQVEAEGSRVVKKLVVKR from the coding sequence ATGAAAAACACTTTTTCCCATTTCCGATTGATCACTTTTACTTTATGCTTATTTTTTTGTGTGCTGACAACAAGTAGGCTTAGCGCACAAAACTACTCCTTCAATTGGCAAGACCTGCAATTCAGTTGGCCGATCCGATTCGACCCCACGGTTTCTCCTGTATACGCTAATAGTGACCCCTTTTTGTTTCCCTCCCGTTATACCGTGCTGAAAGCCAATGACACAGATTATAAAGGTGGAACTGGCGGCCACAACGGCATTGACATCGGGCTTAATTTTTACCGTACTACCGACAACGACGGAGCAAAAATCTACGCTGCCGCAAAAGGAGTTTTGGTGGCCTACCGCGATGGCCTCGCCGACAGACTCAACGGCAGTGTAGCCTGGGATAAAATGACCCCCAGCAACAAATTAACCGTAACGGATCTTGCACCCTCACACACCGGATTCAACATCCAAGGCACCACGGATGGTAGCGGCAATGTTGTGTATTTGCAGCACAATAACGGTTTTGTAACCCAGTACGCGCACTTGAAACAAGGACTTCCGGTGCTGAAAAAATACAAATTGGGGGATACCATTCCCGAAGGTGCTTTGCTCGGCATTATGGCCAGTTCGGGGGCATCTTCGGGGCCACACCTCCATTTTGGGGTATATACTGGCCCTCATTCTACCCGGCAAGGGGCGGTGATTCCAGCTAGTGAACGAGTTTTTAAGGGTTATCTCGCCACGCCCTGGGGCTATTTTGTTTGCCCATTTTATGAAGAGACCATTCAAGGGAAGCCCAAAAACATGTGGAAAGGCAAATACCCGGAAGTCTACAAACCACTGGAAAATGGCAATCTGGACATCTATGATTTGGGTATTTTTGCCACCCCCTTCAACCTGTTTACCCCTCCACCCAATGCCAGTATGATTCCTCAGGGGTATCCGGTTTCCGTAGTGCCTTATGTTGTTGGGGCCAAGGGAGACTATAGTGTTGAAATCAAATCAAGTGCTACCCAATTTTCATTTGGCGCGGGAAAAGACACGTTAAAAGCTGGCACCTTATTGAGCCCCGGAGAACAGCTGCCTTCAAAAAACGGAAATTTTTACCTTACGCTCCAGTCGAATGGACAACTTAGTGTCTGGGAACGTGGTGCTGTGCTGCCGCGCTGGTCCAGTACCACTCCTCCGGTTGTGCTTAACGCGCAGTATTATGCCCGTTTGAATCCCACGGGCAGGCTGTGCGTGTATCTGAAAGGCCAAGCACAGGATACGGAGGTCTGGTGTAGCGATGCCACGGTCGGATCGGGTAGTTTTTACGCAGTGATTCAGCCTGATGGCAATTTTTGTGTGTACAAAGGCAAAAATGAATACCGCTGGTGTGCCTTTTCCCAATCCAGCGACCGCAATTTAACCACGTTTATCACTTACCTCAACAACCTTGCCCCTGGTGACTATACGGTGAATGTGTTGCGCCGTGTGCCCGGAGAGCAGACTCCAGTCTTGCGGGCACAATCCAAATTCAGCGTTTTTCAAGGCGCTACTTTGGAAAAATTAAGTTTGAGCACTGCCTCCGACAATGCCGTGAGTGGTCAACTGACTGCTGGAGATTTTTACAACGGCTCCAATCAAACCGAGAAACAAACCCAATTCACGGTGTATTTGCCCGCACCACCTTCAACCAAACAGGTACTCCAATTTGCCCTTATCTCCATACCCATCACCGGAATCACCGGCCTCAATCCCTTCGAGAGTACCTGGGGCGCAACCATGCAACTGAAAGCCAGTGTCAATGGCGAAGTCATTGCTTTTTTCAGTCCCGTTACCGTGGTGAATGGCATCGCCAAAGCTGTTGTGGTTAATCCAACAGATTTGTTCAATCCTGCTGCTTACGGCTTGAGTACCTGGCCAGCTGCGGGTGTGCCCATCACTATTTCGTTTGAAGTGCCCATGAACAACAACAAGCAGAGTGATTACCTAAGGTTTGGTGCAGTCACGCTGGAATACTATTACCGCACGGCGACCAGTGCCAAAGACCTGGACAAAGGCAGTATCCAAAATTTGCAACTTTTCCCAAATCCTACGGAGGAGGAAGTGCAAATCAAGTTTCAGCTTGCTGAGCCTGCTCAGGTACGGGTGGAATTGTACGACTTTTTGGGGCGTTTGCAAGCCCCAGGATTGAATCAACGCCTTGCAGCGGGTGCGCAACAAATCCCCTTGCGGGTACAACAATTGCCAGTGGGCGTGTATTGGGTGCAGGTGGAAGCTGAAGGAAGTAGGGTAGTGAAAAAATTGGTGGTGAAGCGCTAG
- a CDS encoding MBL fold metallo-hydrolase yields the protein MIKILDLQFLGASEAIAVFLLETDSGPVLIETGPYSTFPVLEAGLAQHGYTPADIKHVFITHIHFDHAGAAWAFAEHGATIYLHPFGERHMNNPEKLLNSARRIYQDQMDTLWGEMKPIPQEQLRVVAHGETIYLDGLTIRAWHTPGHAVHHLVWQIGDKVFTGDVAGVKIGAGIVVPPCPPPDINVEDWLQSIRLLSSLKPTELYLTHFGAVTGDIPTHLLDLERRLLDWANWIKPYVDDQTPAETIIPIFEHYVQNQLIEGGATPVDLAKYAAANPAHMSVAGLIRYWAKRQEQ from the coding sequence ATGATCAAAATCCTCGACCTTCAATTTTTGGGCGCTTCGGAAGCGATTGCCGTTTTTTTGCTTGAAACCGATAGCGGCCCAGTGCTGATTGAAACGGGGCCTTACTCCACATTCCCAGTACTTGAAGCGGGTTTGGCGCAACACGGCTATACCCCCGCCGACATCAAACACGTATTCATTACCCACATTCATTTTGATCACGCTGGTGCAGCCTGGGCTTTTGCCGAGCATGGTGCCACCATTTACCTGCATCCTTTTGGCGAGCGGCACATGAACAACCCTGAAAAGTTACTCAACTCGGCCCGGCGCATTTATCAGGATCAAATGGATACTTTATGGGGTGAAATGAAACCCATTCCCCAGGAACAGTTAAGGGTAGTTGCTCATGGCGAAACCATTTATCTCGATGGGCTGACCATCCGGGCCTGGCATACTCCAGGTCATGCAGTGCACCACTTGGTTTGGCAAATTGGCGATAAAGTTTTTACTGGCGATGTAGCCGGGGTGAAAATTGGCGCAGGAATCGTTGTCCCTCCTTGCCCACCACCGGACATCAATGTAGAAGATTGGTTGCAATCCATCCGTTTGTTGTCAAGCCTCAAACCCACTGAATTGTACCTTACCCATTTTGGTGCCGTTACTGGCGATATACCCACTCACTTGCTCGATTTGGAAAGAAGGCTGCTCGATTGGGCAAATTGGATCAAGCCTTACGTCGACGATCAAACTCCCGCCGAAACAATCATCCCAATCTTTGAACATTATGTGCAAAACCAATTGATTGAAGGTGGCGCCACACCCGTTGATCTGGCCAAATATGCAGCTGCCAATCCAGCCCACATGAGTGTGGCGGGTTTGATCAGATATTGGGCCAAACGGCAAGAGCAGTAG
- a CDS encoding acyl-CoA dehydrogenase yields MLEQYISSRNLRFVLYELLDVTQLQKIERFEAYDREAIDMTLDAAKQIGDQYLFPFYRAMDKEKARYADGEVLVHPSMKPAIMAMVEGGWINAHDDFEAGGQQMPYAILNAATLIFHAANANIACHPFLTTGAANLIRTFGSAALNETYIPNLYNGTWQGTMALTEPQAGSSLSDITSSAEPVNDGEYYKIKGQKIYISGGDHNAVDNVVHLLLARIKGAPVGTKGISLFVVPKLRYENGELVTNDVTTAGIYGKMGQKGYVAAHLMMGEQHDDCRGYLVGQPNQGLRYMFQMMNEARIGTGMVAAATASAAYYASLKYANERPQGRHPSNKDVHQPQVLIIEHADVRRMLLYQKAIVEGSIALLLQCSLYGDLAHHGQGEDAVNANLLLELLTPIAKSYPSEMGIHSVSQGMQVLGGAGYTDDFPLEQHYRDIRVNAIYEGTTTIHGMDLLGRKLTMENGKGLQLLSKEIQTAIEAALLIPNLKPYAEQLMKTGASLQETTVNLFQLASKESPEVFLADATLYLEYFGTLVLAWIWLKQALAAEKGLAQNPSTNDQNFYEGKIQTFKYFFEYELPKMVAMKIRLNSSVRVTLETRAEVLV; encoded by the coding sequence ATGCTCGAACAATACATCAGCTCGCGAAACCTCCGCTTTGTGCTGTACGAACTACTCGACGTCACCCAATTGCAAAAAATTGAACGTTTTGAGGCGTATGACCGCGAAGCCATCGACATGACCCTGGATGCTGCCAAACAAATTGGCGACCAATACCTCTTTCCGTTTTACCGGGCGATGGACAAAGAAAAGGCGCGCTACGCTGATGGCGAGGTGTTGGTTCACCCTTCTATGAAACCCGCCATCATGGCCATGGTCGAAGGCGGTTGGATCAATGCCCACGACGATTTTGAAGCCGGTGGCCAGCAGATGCCTTATGCCATCCTCAATGCGGCAACCCTGATTTTTCATGCCGCCAATGCCAACATCGCTTGCCACCCCTTTCTTACTACCGGAGCAGCCAACCTGATCCGTACTTTTGGCTCTGCTGCGCTCAACGAAACCTATATCCCCAACTTGTATAACGGAACCTGGCAGGGCACCATGGCCTTGACCGAACCTCAAGCGGGTAGCTCACTATCGGACATTACTTCCAGTGCCGAACCTGTCAACGATGGGGAATACTACAAAATCAAAGGGCAAAAAATCTACATTTCTGGCGGTGACCATAATGCTGTAGACAATGTAGTGCACCTGCTACTGGCACGCATCAAGGGTGCCCCCGTAGGCACCAAGGGAATTTCACTGTTTGTTGTACCCAAACTTCGCTACGAAAATGGCGAGCTGGTTACCAACGATGTCACTACCGCAGGGATCTACGGTAAAATGGGGCAAAAGGGCTACGTAGCCGCACACCTGATGATGGGTGAACAACACGACGATTGCCGGGGATATTTGGTGGGTCAGCCCAACCAGGGCTTGCGTTACATGTTCCAGATGATGAACGAAGCCCGCATCGGTACCGGTATGGTGGCTGCTGCAACCGCTTCAGCGGCCTATTACGCCTCGCTAAAATACGCCAATGAACGTCCTCAAGGACGGCATCCATCCAACAAGGACGTACATCAACCCCAGGTGTTGATCATCGAACACGCTGATGTGCGCCGTATGTTGCTGTACCAAAAAGCCATTGTGGAAGGAAGCATCGCCCTGCTTTTGCAATGTAGTTTATACGGCGATTTGGCGCATCATGGCCAGGGCGAGGACGCAGTCAATGCCAATTTGTTGCTGGAATTGCTGACCCCCATTGCCAAGTCTTATCCTTCCGAAATGGGCATACATTCCGTCAGTCAGGGGATGCAGGTATTGGGAGGAGCAGGCTACACCGACGATTTTCCCCTGGAACAGCACTACCGTGACATTCGTGTGAATGCCATCTATGAGGGCACAACCACCATCCACGGCATGGATCTTTTGGGGCGCAAATTGACGATGGAAAATGGCAAAGGGTTGCAATTGTTGAGCAAAGAAATCCAAACAGCCATTGAAGCTGCCCTGCTGATTCCCAACTTGAAACCTTACGCCGAACAACTGATGAAAACGGGGGCAAGTTTGCAAGAAACCACCGTAAATCTTTTCCAGTTGGCCAGCAAAGAATCACCGGAAGTTTTTCTGGCCGACGCCACCTTGTATCTTGAATACTTTGGAACCTTGGTCTTGGCTTGGATCTGGCTCAAACAGGCACTGGCGGCAGAAAAAGGGCTCGCTCAAAATCCTTCCACCAACGACCAAAATTTCTACGAAGGTAAAATCCAGACCTTCAAGTATTTCTTCGAATACGAGTTACCAAAAATGGTCGCGATGAAAATTCGATTGAACAGTTCCGTGCGGGTTACGTTGGAAACCCGGGCAGAAGTGTTGGTGTAA